A stretch of DNA from Carya illinoinensis cultivar Pawnee chromosome 12, C.illinoinensisPawnee_v1, whole genome shotgun sequence:
TCAACAATTTTGGATCAGATCAAGAGTGCTTAGGCAGATGATGCAGACTTGAAGAAGATAATAGATGAGGTTTGAGAAGGGAAGAAACCAGAGTGCAGAGTGTAACACCCTAAACTTTCAAGACTCTAATTTAGGAAAGTTATGGTTACACTAGAATTAGGGCTTCTAGTTTTAAAAATcgaattttaacttaaattgcGGCTGGACCCAAGCCCATTAAGACAAAGGAAGGGTGAGTAAGCCCAAGCACTATGCTCACCCAAACCCATTAAAGAGTCCACGGGGGTAAGCCTTCTTGGTCAGTACAAAAACCTACTTCAATTACAACTCCTAATCCAAGCATAACTCTTAATTCAAATGCAATTCCTAGTTTAATTATAACTACTAATTTAACCACAACTTCTAGTTTAATTGTAGCtcttaatcaaatcaaaactCCTAAGTATATCACATCTCCTAACCCTACCTGAAAACCCTAGGATTGACCTAGTCCAAGCCAAAACCCTAGCCAAAAACCTTAGGATTTATCTACTCCAAGTAAAAAACCTAGCACTAGCTGAAAGCCCTAGGATTCGAAAAAcgtatcatctcatctcatcattataactttctcaaattctcaaacaaaatataataaaaaattcaacttctttaaaatccaattcaatcttttcaagtcttaaaacaataatattattaaaaaataatattctaataatattttagtcaactttcatctaaaaccatctcatttcatctttaaATCTAAACTAGCCCCAAGACACCAGGCTTATTTCAGATTCCTTACTTGGGCATAACAATAGAAGTATCATCCCACATGGACTTGTTGTaatgcccgtccttgtggtgggacatttagaaaataattttaagaaagagatgagaattaccattcattttaaaataaattttactatcaTGTCAGGATACGAAAGACTCAATGTTTATAAAACATTAAACTTTACAATTAAAAGTCTTTCATACAAAATGTCATGTCcaggctttcgtgctcttccccatGGGCCATGTCTATCTTGATGCATTCTGCTCATCTTGTCTCtgagagggcacacataaagactaaaatgagtcaatgactcgtaagcattacttcatagagttaaaatataacaatatagattttcagtcatgcattcatcactccaaacATACCATACATAAGACATTCGTTCACTTAAAACATTACGAGGTGGGATTTTTCCTTGAAAATGATTATCTTTGGTAAAACAGTTCTCCACGCCTcattgccttcatttcttaaagagtcttagcatacatacatttTATTATCACTTTCCATTGGCCGTTACACACTGTTGCGCTCTCCAATATGCTCTCACGCTTTGTGATACATTGTGCCAAACGGTTTGTGTTCAATTCTCTTTATGATATCAGAGCCTTGTAAGAGCAAGGGAGTCTTACTACCATGGCAGCTATTTCACTCTCAGTGAACAACTTTGTCACTCTACAATTGAACCAGGGAAATTATCCCTTATGGAGAGAATAGGTTGTGGCCTTGGCTAAGAGCCAAGACCTCACGGACCACCTCACGACCTCTATTCCTCCACCACAATATGCGCCCATTGGTGACCAAACAAACACAACACAACCACAAATGAGCTCTACTTACCTCCAATGGCAGAAGGAGGACAGGTTGCTTCGTGGATGGATCATTGGTACTATGTCTGAAGAGTCCCTTAGATTAGTTGTTGGTCTCGACACCTCCTATCAAGTGTGGCATTCAAGAAGCCTATGCCTAGGATTCCAAAAAAAGAGAGTTTCAACTTACCCAACAATTAACCTACATGCAGAAGGAGGAATCGATTTCCCTATAGGTACatctcaaaaattttaaatccatttGTGATAATCTTGCAGCAATCGGATGACCTGTGAGTGATAAACTCAAAGTATTTGCCCTCCTCAACCTCCTTGGCCCCAAGTATGAGCCCTTCACCACCACCATGCTCAAGCCACCGATGCCTTCCTACTTCGAGGTGGTGCCGCTACTGCAAGGTTTGGAAACAAAGAGCCATCTGCACGAGATGTACAATGTTCAACAAACTGTGTTTCATATGCAGGCCACTGCGTTCTATGGCCAATCAACGAGTCACGGTAGAGGAAAAGGAAGGCCTTGGTCCTCCCGTGGACATGGTTTCTCCCAAGCCACACGAGTGGCACACTCAAATTCTCAGCCCAGTGAGCCCAAACATTTTCCTACCAAAATTCGCACCCTGAACGTGACAACAATAGAGAGAACACTCGTATACCGACCAGTCAAATATGTGGAAAGCAAGGACATACTGCAGTTAAATGTTGGCACCGGTATGATCATGCTTTCCAACCTAATGATATCCCATAAGCATTGGCTGCCCTAACCCTcgaaaataatattcatgatgCCGAGTGGACAGTTGATATAGGTGCTTCTGCCCACATGATAGGTAATTCATGTATGCTTTCTAATTTATGTCAATATCTTGGTTATGACGTTGTACTAATTGATGATGGTAGTCTTCACACAATAACTCACATTGGTGACACCTTTATTCAATCTGGTAGCTCGTTTATTAAATTGAAAGATGTTTTACTTGTTCACGACTTagcaaaaaatttattattcattaGTCAATTAACCTCTAATTATCCTCATAATTGTGAATTTCTGGTGTTGGTTTTTCTATTAAGGAAAGGGTTACCAACCGCACATTACTGAACGACCGACGGAAGGGTAATTTATATGTGTTGTCCCAACCCTTTGAGGCACACTTCTCAAATCGCTTTCACACCTTTTTTGAGGAAGTGTGGCATTAATGATTGGGACATCCTCAAGCttcaactcttcaagttttacATTCTAAAGGTCTTATTTCAGttattggaaaaataaaaccaactcAATTTGTGAGAGTTGTCAATTAGGAAAAATGAGCAAACTTCCCTTCTTACAATCTTCTCATAATGATTTCCatgtatttgataaaatttagtATGATTTATGGGGACCCGCTCCAGTTTTATCTGTTGGTAAATTTCAATATTATGCTTGTTTTGTTGATGCCTTCACTAAGTATATGTGGTCTATTTCTCTTATTtctcttatttgaaaaattacttgaaagacaattcaacaaaaaaattaaagtttttcaAACTGATGACGGTGGCAAATTCACTAACCATCAACTAAATATGCATTTTCAAAACCAAGGAATTCTCCATCAATATTCATGCCCTCATACTCCCAAACAAAATGGTTCAGTAGAACGACGGCTTCGTACCATTCGTGAACTTGGTATGACCTTACTTTTTCAAAGTGGAGTTCCTAAACATTTTTGGGTTGAAGCATTTTCAGctgctttttttaataaatcatctTCCCTCTACTTTAGAACTTCGATCTCCATTTTTTCTCCTCTATGGTCACCACCCTGACTATACCTCACTTCGGATTTTTGGATCAAAATGCTATCCTTATACTTGGGATACTAAACAAAACAAGTTTGAACCCAAAACTCTCCCTTGTATTTTTATGGGCTATAGTGACAAACATCAAGGTTACAAATATTATCATCCTACCTCTCATCAAACCTTCATTTCTCAACATGTTGTTTTTTATGAGTCATCTTTTCCTTACAAAAAAACTGGAAATCTTCATCTCCCCTCCCTTAGCGATCAAATTTTATCTACCTTTATTGATTGGGGTTCcactaacaattttatttctaatcttATGAATGGTTCTAGTGCTTCTTCTATGTAGGTACCACTTTCACCACCTATCCCCATGTTACACAAGATTGACCCTATTCCTATTCCACCCTTGCCTTTTATGCAAGAGACGCCTCCCTTTCAAACCCCAAATCCTACTTCATTACACTCATTCGCCCAACTCCCATCCACCTCCTCACACCATGGTAATCCGATCTCAAGTTGGGATCCACAAACCTAATCCTAAGTATGCCCACTATCATTCTCTAATTGAACTCCCCAAGGAACCCGAAACAATCCTCTCTACTCTTGACCATGCTGGTTGGACTAAAGTAATGCAAGAGGAAATTCAAGCCCTTCATGAGAACAATACTTGGACAGTTGTTCCTCACCAACCTCAAATGGATATTATTTGATGCAAGTGggtattcaaaacaaaaatcaaggtaGATGGTACACATTATTGGACACTTGCCAAGGGATTCCACCAAATTGATGGCATTAATTACACAGAGACATTCTCTCCTTTCATAAAACCATGCACCATACAGATTTTACTTAGCCTTGCTCTTGTTCATAATTGGGATATTCGTCACCTCGATGTCAAGAATGACTTTCTCCATGGTGATCTTCAAGATGACGTATTTATGGAACAACCTCCATGTTTTATCCATCCAACTCTTTCCTCTAACAtgtgcaaattaaataaagcattatatgggttaaaacaagcACCTAGTGCTTAGTTTgataaatttagtaattttttaattgcttATGGTTTTACTTGTAGTTCCGCTGACccctctctttttatttataattcatCTCTAAGCACAATTTACTTACTACTTTATGTCGATGATACAATTCTCATGGGTTCTGACCCCACGCACCTCAATACTTATATTCATGCTCTTGGAGAACAATTTgcaatgaaagatcttggtcccTTGCACTACTTTTTGGGAATTCAGGTGACCCACAGAAATTACTTAGAAGCAGAATATCGAGCCATGGTGAGCACCACTACAAAAATTACTTGGATTTCATTTCTACTATGAGATCTTGGTGTTATTCTCCCATTGACACCAATTCTTTTTTGTGACAACCTCAGTGCCTTACATATGACTGCCAATCCTATTTTCCATGCATGTAGCaagcatattgaaattgatTATCATTACGTGTGCAAACATGTTGCTCTAGGTCTTCACCATACTCGACACATTCCGGCATCTTCTCAACTTGCCGATATTTTCACTAAGCCTCTTTGACATCCTGAACTTCACTCTTTAGGAACCAAACTTAGCCTTATACCTCGGCACAGTTTGCGGGGGACTATTGAAGATACTCAACAAATCACACCAACGGCTACAAAGCCATACATGGAAACCAAACTAACTCAGCCTCAGCGTTACAAAGACCCAATGACCATAAAGCCATACATGGAAACAAAGACACACAATGGCTACAATGCCAATAAGGAAACAGAGAAATAATTCCTATCTATTTTCCCAATTATTCTTCAATTTTAATGTTAGACTATAACACTTAATTTCCTTACACACATTTGTACattgaatatataaattgaaaGGCTCTCCAATATGCTCTCACGCTTTGTGAGACATTGTGTCAAATGGTTTGTGTTCAATTCTCTTTAGTGTGAGAGGGAGCAAGAAGGGGAAGGAGAAAAACTCGGTTCTttgtgaaagagagagaggagtcaATGATTGCGAAGATAGGGGTGAAATGATGCGACTTAAACTCTAGGGGTTAAGACTTTCTTCTCTGGGGTGGGTGTTAGGGTGGACGAGAGGGAGAGtgcaagagagaatgaaaagcaAAGATTCTGGATTTGAGAAAATAGAGGGTGTGTTGAGACTGATCGACGTGTAGCTATTTATAGGGAGAGGCTTGCTTTTATAGGACTAACTTCTACTATCCAGGTGTTTGGTGAAATAAAGGTAATGAGTGAAAAATTTGAATGCTCCTAAGCACTTGGTCAAATTCCACTAAGTCTCGGAGTTGCTTGCTGTCACATATTGCTCACCTTTGCTCACAATTGTGTATTGCTCGTCTTTAGGCTTGCTCTCTATCGTGCATTGCTCTCCCTTTCTAGTCATTGTGTATCATTCATCTTTGCTCACTATTGTGTATTGCTCACCCATGGACTTGCTCACTATTCTGTATTGTTTGAACTTGGATTTGCTCGCTATCTTTTACTACTTAACCTTGGTTATTGCTCACCCGTTTGTTTTTGCTCACCCAAACATTGCTCACTCAAATATTGTGTTCTCGCCTAAATCTTAACTTGCCCTTCTCATCCAAAACCACCTTGCCTCCGTACGTGATCTCGAGAAACAAGGTACTAACACTCGAGGTGTTGTTACCTATGATGAGTGTGGTTCTCATAGCAAGAGAGATGGAGTCATTGGATTTTGCTCTGCATGCAATTTAAGagttgtttttttcatttttctcaactATCAACGTCATGTTAGGGATTATTGGAGTTAGTTAATGGGCAATTGGTGTATGTAGGTCGATTAGTTTGATTTGTGTTACAATTCTATACTACTTACCCTTTTGATCTACAATCCACAGGCAATACAAGCCCGCTAATAGAGCATACATTGTTTTATTGAAGCATTTTTCGAGCCAAAATCAATCTCCATATTGTGCTCTTCTATAATTTTCTACAACTAATTACCTTAGTATTGACACAGTTGCCACTTGCAAGTTTGTACAGGTTAAAAATCCATGATAATTAGTCCTATAGATAGCTGGATGGAAGCAGGCTTTGGTTATACTACTGaaatggtggtggtgggtggGTGTTGCTAAGGTGATATTGGATGAAACTAAAGAGAAATATTCAACTTCTAATGAGtgctttttagttttttaaatctGTCGCTATAAGTTTTGCAATAGTGATCTAGTATTGGTAAATTACTGGAGCTTATGGATAGCTAAACATGAAAAAGTGTAAGGTAAGCAACAAATCACTaacttaaaaaagtaaaaaaaaaaaattaaaaaaaaaaaacaaaagaattgacCTTAGATGTTCACCACAAATTATGGTGTACTAGATAGTCACTGAATCAGCATTACAGGGGAATTATACAATCGTACTCATGAAAGTCAATAAATTGCATAAGCATGGTGAGGCAATTAAGTTGAACATAGTATGAAAGTACAAGATCAAAAACGATCAAAGTGGAACTTGAGATTTTAAACTGACAACAAACTAAATTCAAAGAAGATCAACACCATACACTTATATCCTTTCATTCAATCTGACCAAAACACTTCTAGTTTCTCATAGAACCTATCTTTTAGCTTATCGAAGAATCGAAAATATGCAActctccattttttatttaaaactaaaggACCACACACTCCCCAAAATCCTAAAATGAAGCCAAGCACCACAGTAACAAGAAACCATGGAATTGTATGTCTGTCTTCCTCATCTTGAATGTCCTCGTCTTGTTTGCTGCTTGTAAGATGGCTACATGGAGGAAGTGGGTAGCCACAAAGTCCTGGATTACCCTCAAATGCAGAGGCATCAAAAGTCTCGAGTTGAGTGCCTACTGGTATTGCTCCATTGAGATTATTGTTTGCTACGTTAAAGGCATTTAGGAAATGCAGGCTAATTAATGATACTGGTATTTCACCATACAAATGATTTGCAGATAGATCCAAATATTCCATGTCTATGAGCTCTGATATTTGGGTTGGAATGGTGCCTGTCAACTTGTTATGGCTAAGATCTAACCAACGAAGTCTCTTTAAACATCCTATCTCAGTGGGGATAGTGCCACTAAGACTATTATTTCGAAGGATTATTTGTCGAGAAAAGTAGATCAGGGAATTTAAATAATCAATCCCATAATATATTCGCATAGTCAAAGAACTGTTATCATCAATAGCCTGTGGTGACACAAATGCCTGCAGTCCACAAAATTTCTTTGGAAACTCACCTGAAAAGAGGTTTTCTTGCAAGTTTATCATGTTGAGTCTTGGAAGGGTTGACAACCAACCGGGAATAGAACCTGTGATGCGATTAAAACCCAAGCCTAGAAATTGCAGATTTCTTAGCTTAGATATCCATATGGGAAATTGACCGGTCAACTGGCAAAACGAAAGCTCCAAATATCGAAGATTTTTAAATCCATCTGTATCAATCATACTAACATCAGATGGCATGGACTCTTTCAAAAAATTGTCTGCAAGGATGGCAACCTCAAGATTCTTGCAACGCATCAAAATCTTTATTGCGGCAGTAACATTAGTTAGCTTATTGCCAACAACTGAAAGGAAAGACAAATATTTCAATTGAGCCACCTCAGGTGGAATTTGTCCCTCTAGCTGGTTTACAGCAACTCTAATTCCTCTTATTGACACGCATGCGTGAATGCTTGCTGGAAACTTACCAACGAGATTATTACTTCCTAGATCAAGTATGGTGAGTCGATGAAGACTTGATATATTCAAGTCGGTGATATTTTCATGAAAGAAATTCATCCATAAATTCAAATGGATGAGATTTGTGCAATTCAGCAAAGATTGGGAGAAAGAACCCGTTAAGTAGTTTGTATGAAGGATCAATTGCTTCAATTTGGAAAGCTTTCCAATGTTCAAAGGTAGATGGCTGCTCAATTGATTCTGATACAACTCAAGGCTGGTCAGCTTGGTAAGGTTCATGATTTCATTGCTGATGGGGCCCGAAAGATTATTAGACGGTAAGGAGATTTCTTCTAACGCTGccacattatatatatcatgtggaaGAAATCCCGAGAAAGAGTTGAAACCTGCCCAAAAAATCTTCAGTTTAGAACATCCTCCAATTCCACTAGGAAGTTGGCCACCTAGATAGTTGTAACTCAAGTCAAGGACTCTGAGTTGATTCAAGAATGTGAAGAGTCCTGTAGGTAGAAGACCTGTAAGTGAGTTGTGGGAGAGATTAAGGTGAGAAAGACGTGTGAGGTTACCAAGAGAGGGAGATATACTCCCTTTGAGGTCTTTAGATGGTAACCATAGATGGGTGACTCTACCTTTATGATCACAAGAAATACCTTCCCAGTGACAACAATTAATGGAAGACCCATTAAAAGGAGTGGAATTAGACGAATCGATGAGCAAGGACAAGAGTGAATTGCGGTCTAATTGGTTGCATGCATGATTTGCAGAGAAAACACCGAAGATAAACAAGGTGAAAAGGAGATAATGAGGTTTCAAGTCTTGCATGATTATTGTTTAGATCTCAAGAATGAAAGGACAAGTATAGGGTAGCAACAAGAGAATACTGAATTATACCAATTAAGGATTGTGGTTTATATAGATGTTTCTCTAATAAGGACAAGTACTTTGGCACGTGGAGTGGTttttccattgagaaaatgataTTCATTAATGTGAATGGAAGtgaaagttgaataattaatcccattcatatatttaaagtaaatataaatataaatatgtcTTCCACAGTTTGATACAGTACAATATATATACTGAAGAATGgaattatcatattataaatttataatgatcaatttcttgattatacaatacttatttataattttataaatttgatcTTTTACAGCATATATAGGTAGTCACTTATAagtatttacaatattttaggCCCTCCCACGcctttgtatttttaattttatttagaattaattactttattataaaGAAAGCTAAAAAAGTTacacaaaaattttgaaattagaagaaaacaaaagcaaaaataataaaaacataaaaaaatacatttaaagtGGCTCAACCCATCCCTTTCAGATGTGGTGGTGTCATTTAGATGTGGCCaggttttattttcattcacatttgtctttggttttgttaatttattttattttgtggaaAACAAATTTCAGAAAATTATCAAGAAAACAAATGTTTTTGAAGTGCTTAAATGTTTTGTCGTcccttgaaattattttttttcttggatgtaatttttttttaatcatatatgCAGTTTGAAATTAAACCTCAACTTATATACGCTACAATAAATCTTTTACATGTTTAATAGTATTAAGAGTGAAATTATTCCATGTTGTTTGTCTTAATGTTAATAGTTCTTTGCGCCTTTTAGTTAAGGATGCTGCTAGAGTAACCGATGAAGGATCGATAAAATCTGACCGATGAGtgcaaatatacttttttttttattttttatttttttatttcaatcattttataaatatcaattcactaataatcacttccttaattattaagtaaaaaaaataaaaaaataaaaaaaccaatcgGTAATTTTTATAGGTCAAAATTATAGGTTgaaatagcattttcctttaattaAACCTCTTTATCCTTTTAAAATTAATGTAGTTAGTCATTTCTtaagaaattatactattaaaaagtaTACTGACATGGCATGCCATACGATATCTCATGAGTTATAAACTGATAATAAGAAACTTAGAAATATTAAAAGCCTAAACATAAAAGATATTTATTAAGATTAAAAATCCAAGATTTTGAAATCCATATATCTATCAATCATATTAACATAAGCTGGCAACGCATCAAAATATTGATTTCGG
This window harbors:
- the LOC122290119 gene encoding receptor-like protein 3 is translated as MQDLKPHYLLFTLFIFGVFSANHACNQLDRNSLLSLLIDSSNSTPFNGSSINCCHWEGISCDHKGRVTHLWLPSKDLKGSISPSLGNLTRLSHLNLSHNSLTGLLPTGLFTFLNQLRVLDLSYNYLGGQLPSGIGGCSKLKIFWAGFNSFSGFLPHDIYNVAALEEISLPSNNLSGPISNEIMNLTKLTSLELYQNQLSSHLPLNIGKLSKLKQLILHTNYLTGSFSQSLLNCTNLIHLNLWMNFFHENITDLNISSLHRLTILDLGSNNLVGKFPASIHACVSIRGIRVAVNQLEGQIPPEVAQLKYLSFLSVVGNKLTNVTAAIKILMRCKNLEVAILADNFLKESMPSDVSMIDTDGFKNLRYLELSFCQLTGQFPIWISKLRNLQFLGLGFNRITGSIPGWLSTLPRLNMINLQENLFSGEFPKKFCGLQAFVSPQAIDDNSSLTMRIYYGIDYLNSLIYFSRQIILRNNSLSGTIPTEIGCLKRLRWLDLSHNKLTGTIPTQISELIDMEYLDLSANHLYGEIPVSLISLHFLNAFNVANNNLNGAIPVGTQLETFDASAFEGNPGLCGYPLPPCSHLTSSKQDEDIQDEEDRHTIPWFLVTVVLGFILGFWGVCGPLVLNKKWRVAYFRFFDKLKDRFYEKLEVFWSD